The genomic segment GAATGATGTAACCTCTGGCGGACAATGTAATATCTtgtaaaaatagaataatatgTCTGAGGCAGAGATGTAATGAAAAATGCAACACGTTCATGGATTATGTAATACCTTCTTTATAGCATCATCTAATTACTTTAGCCGATCTGTTCAAGCTGCAGACTTCATAAGCAGTCGGCTTTTACAGATGGTATAATGATCATTTGTTCTATGATGAAAATAACTAACAAATGTAAGCTATTACATCATAAGAATATACTAgtatatattatgtattatgaaaaagaaaaatcttctaAACCGGCTCCAACGTTTTTTTGGAGCCGATGAGCTTCATCTCTCATAACAGGAAGCTGGTTGACAAAAGTTTATACGGGCCTCATGTCATACTCCTGTCATATGGTTATTAAAATGCCATTTTATAACGTTTTGACTCTTCACTTCTTTTGAATATGGCGACTAACTAGCTGCTCCTGAACGAGCGAATGTCTTCCGGACATTTATCTGAGCTTCACCCTAGTGAAATGTTTGGATAATGTCAGAGTGAGACCACGCGAGtgtacagcaggaaaatctctggaagattcatgGCGAGTGCGAGTGCGCGCACTCCACAGACGCCAACCTTCGCCTGAACGTGACTGAAATTCTCTTGCTGTCGTGAACGTGTCCGACTCCTGCTGCGTTTCGCACTACTGTACATGAAAGGCAGACCACGAGAAATGTCCGTAAAATTGGGACATGcgaacattttccggagttcatgtctgaaaacagcccaTGTTAACCGCAGTCCTCTTCCCAGCATTCCCCTCTCTCCAGTGACCATTTGTCTCCCTCACGAATCACACCGACCTTAACTCTCTGTGCTTTTCTGAGCTACACTGAACTCAGCATTTATGTCAGTGTCAGCCTCCGAGCTTcagatctgtgtttgtttgcccaGGCAGTAAAATGGCCTACTAAAGAAGATCAGGATTCCCACGTTGCCTGTCTGGGTTCTCCGCTGGGGATACTTAACCCAAATTGAACCTCAGTGTGAGTCCAATTCTGCTAATGGCTAGACGGCATGGTTCTGTTAAAGCAGCACAGTGCTTATGAATAAAGACTCTTATACATGGAATAATGGCCTCCGCCTCCCTGTCTCCCCCAGTGAAGTTCAACTTATGATGTAATGTGCACTGGCAGGAAGAGGCTCATCGGCCCGGTGATACTGCAGACAGGTGTCCTATCCTGCTTAGACCACACAACCAGGGCTGGTGAAGGAAAGATGGGGGGAACTTTGCACCTCTTAGAGTACATTATTAGATCGGTGTCAAGATAGGCTTCAGTTGTTGTGCTTGGTAAGGGTTGGTGACAGCGAAAGAGAGGAAGGTAGGaagaaggacagaaggaaagTGTGACATCCGGAAAAAGAATCCCAACAAAGGAAGGAGTGATCACAAGAGTCCGAGTGAGTCGGTGTTCTtgaggctttttaatttttttattttactttttcacagCTTgacctctttcttcttttggtaTGTTTTACAACAGCTCATAACCAGCGGGGATAGGGACGGAGAAGTATGAATAGATAGTAGGGGTGATGGTgtgggaggggagaagaggggagcaAATTCAGATAGGGAACAGTGTGAAGGGAAATCgacagagaaggggaaaaacaacaacacgaagTAAGAGGGGAAGTGGTGGctaagagaaaaagaaatataagaaTAGGGTGAAGTGGGACATACATAAGGGAATGAAGGTCTTTCTCTCAATATATTCTAtgatattctcttttttttatttactactAAATGCTAGAATGTGATGTTTATTCCTGCAGGCAAGTTTTATATCTAtatgtaaacacaacaacagtttgtATAAAAAGGATAACATAAGTAGGATGAATATAACTCGAGGATATGAGAATATTTGAGGATGTGTGGataggggggagggggagggggggtcgcACACAGAAGTGTGTGGAGCAGGAATCAACTGCAGTCTAGTGGGCTGGgagtcagggggggggggggggggggggggagccaggATGCTGCGATGGTTAGGAGGTGATCTTGAAGCACTAGTAATTCACACTACGGGTGACTCTTCATTCTTTCACCAGTGCAGCAAATTctgcaagagaagaagagaaaattacaaattaaatagTTGTCAGAATGTTCCCCCATTCCCCAGATATGTATTTCATTGCATCATTTtgcaaccctttttttttcaaagtgtgtattgctttagaatcacttactgcccctttaaatgggACTGAATATTATCTGTCTCAAGACCGTAGTCTGAAATCTCATGGACTTAATGAAGCTGATGTTGCAATTTGTATAgccagtgtgcgtgtgtgtgtttgtgtgtgtgtgtgtgtgtgtgtgagagagagactgtcttccattgtgtgttgtctgtttggGTGACCCTAATGGCCTTTGACGTTGCCGTTTACCATCAACTCCAATCTTGCCGTCTCCATCCTTGTCGGCTGCTTTTAAAAATTTTTGggtttctttgtctgtcaggTCCCTGCCATCTTTGGCAAAACCCTTCAGGACGTATCtggtcagagacagaaaagcaGAAGGAACCTGTGTCATGGGACGCCAATGCTTTCTGCGCGGCAAGCGAGCATTTGCTGCCattttttctggttttgcaTGCGGCCGTATATCTATTCGTCTCActtgagctcctcctcctctatgaAGCCGCTGTTGTCGGCATCCAGCACCGTGAAGACCTTCCTCACATCGTCAAAAGGCTTGGCCTTCAGACCCACCATCTCGAAAAACTTCTTATGGTCAAAGGAgtcagcagctgcacacacacacacacacacacacacacacacagacacacacacacacacacacacacacacacacacacacacacacacacacacacacacagcacaatatTAGAATGTCGCAGGCTCTTCTAAAATCcacaatgttgaaatgtttcctaACTGCATAAAAAGACGTGTCTCTGTTGCACACTTAGCAGATAATAGGTTTGAAATACCTCACGTGGGTAAATTGTGCATCCTCATTAGCACAAGCTGAGGCACGAGACTACTCTCGAAGTTTCTTTGAGTTGCTGAAAGTTGCTTGTTCTCTGCTGATCTCGGTGATGAGGCCCGAAggcaaaacatttattgtaatGAAGCCGCCTTGTAATTGAACAGTGTTACAGTTGCAGATTGAGAACATGTGTTTGCCAGAGGATCCATCAGTTCTAGGTCATGGAG from the Scophthalmus maximus strain ysfricsl-2021 chromosome 17, ASM2237912v1, whole genome shotgun sequence genome contains:
- the pvalb6 gene encoding parvalbumin 6; this encodes MAMSSILNTDDIKKALHAFAAADSFDHKKFFEMVGLKAKPFDDVRKVFTVLDADNSGFIEEEELKYVLKGFAKDGRDLTDKETQKFLKAADKDGDGKIGVDEFAALVKE